The Ketobacter alkanivorans genome includes the window ACCATTCCGATGATCGCGTTGGGTTGTAAGTATCTGCGTATTTGTCACCTGAACAACTGTGCGACCGGTGTTGCTACCCAGCAAGACAAGTTGCGGGAAGATTACTTCATCGGTGCGCCAGAAATGGTCATGAACTTCTTCAAGTTCGTGGCACTGGAAACCCGTGAGTGGATGGCCCGTCTGGGCGTGAGCAAACTGGAGGACCTGGTGGGTCGCACCGATCTGCTGGATCTGCTGGATGGCGTGACCGAAAAACAGCGTAATCTGGATCTGTCACCCATTCTGTCCAGCTCCCATGTGCCGCAAGATAAGCCCCATACCTGTCAGGTGGACAAGAACGCGCCATTTGATAAAGGTGAGCTGGCGGAGCGCATGGTGAAGGAAACCCTGTCCACCATCGAAGCTAAGTCCGGTGGTGAGTTTGAGTTCCGCATCACCAACTGCGATCGCTCCATCGGTGCCCGCCTGTCTGGTGAGATTGCCAAGCGTCACGGCAATCAGGGTATGGCCGAAGCACCGATCACCATCCGCTTTAACGGCACAGCCGGTCAAAGCTTTGGTGTCTGGAATGCCGGTGGCTTGGACATGTATCTGGAAGGCGATGCCAACGATTACGTGGGCAAAGGCATGACCGGCGGCAAGCTGGTGATTCGTCCGCCCAAAGGCAGCCCTTTCAAGAGCCAGGAAACGTCCATCATCGGCAATACCTGTCTGTATGGTGCGACGGGCGGCAAACTGTTTGCCTCCGGCCAGGCTGGTGAGCGCTTTGGCGTTCGCAACTCCGGTGTTCACGCGGTAGTGGAAGGTGTGGGTGACCATGGTTGCGAATACATGACCGGCGGCTTGGTTACAGTGTTGGGCCGAACCGGCTACAACTTCGGTGCCGGTATGACCGGCGGTTTCGCCTATGTGCTGGATGAAGACAAAACCTTCGTCGACAAGTACAACCACGAACTGGTGGAAATTCAACGCATTAACAGCGAAGAAATGGAAGCCTATCGCAACCACCTGGTGGGTGTGATCGAAGAGTTTGTGGCCGAGACCGGCAGCACCTGGGGTCAGCATATTATTGATAACTTCGATGACTATGTTGGTCAGTTCTGGCTGGTGAAACCAAAAGCCGCCAGCGTGCAGAAACTGCTCAACAGCATCAGACACCGTCCCGAGTAATCACTGTCCCAGTATGATGGATGCGAGTGGGGCTGCGGCCCCATCCATAGAAGAGGTTTAACATGGCAGAACGTTTAAATAACCACTTCCAGTTTCTGGATGTAGCCCGTGGCGATCCCGAAAAGAAGGAGATCGGGGTAAGACGTTCCCAGTACGTTGAGATTTACAATCCATTTGAGCCAGAGCAGGCGTCCAGCCAGGCCCATCGTTGTCTCGAGTGCGGAAATCCCTACTGTGAATGGAAGTGCCCGGTGCACAACTACATTCCTAACTGGCTCAAGCTGATCTCGGAAGGCAACATCCTTGAAGCGGCTGAGTTGAGTCACCAGACCAATACGCTGCCAGAAGTATGTGGCCGCGTGTGCCCGCAGGATCGTCTTTGCGAAGGGGCCTGTACCCTTAACGACGGTTTCGGTGCGGTAACCATCGGTTCGGTAGAGAAATACATCAGCGACACCGCGTTGGCCATGGGCTGGCGCCCGGATATGTCGGGTGTGGTTGCCACTGATAAGAAGGTTGCCATCATTGGCGCTGGGCCTGCCGGTTTGGGGTGCGCTGACATCCTGGTACGCAATGGCGTAAAACCGGTGGTGTTCGATCGCAATCCTGAAATTGGCGGTCTGCTTACCTTCGGTATTCCGGAATTCAAACTGGAAAAGCCGGTCATGCAGCTGCGCCGTGAAGTGTTTGAGGGTATGGGTATTGAGTTCCGCCTGAACACCGAGATCGGCAAGGACATTTCCATCGATGATCTGTTGAGTGAATACGATGCTGTGTTCATGGGAATGGGTACGTACACCTACATGAAAGGCGGCTTCCCCGGTGAAGACCTGGATGGTGTGTACGATGCGTTGCCCTATCTGGTATCCAACGTAAACCGCAACATGGGCTTTGAAAAAGACGCTGCCGAGTTTATCGGTATGAGTGGCAAGAAAGTGGTGGTGCTGGGTGGTGGTGATACCGCCATGGATTGTAATCGCACCGCCATTCGTCAGGGCGCCGAGCAGGTTACCTGTGCTTACCGTCGAGATGAAGCCAATATGCCAGGCTCCCGCCGTGAAGTGGCCAATGCCAGAGAAGAAGGCGTGGAGTTTCTGTTCAACCGTCAGCCTATTGCCATCATCGGTGATACCAAGGTTGAAGGCGTGAAAGTGATTGAAACCCAATTGGGAGAGCCCGATGCTCGCGGTCGTCGCAGCCCTGAGCCGATCCCCGGTTCCGAGCAGATTCTGCCTGCGGATGCCGTGATCATCGCTTTCGGTTTTCGCCCCAGCCCCCAGCCCTGGTTTGATACTGCTGGCGTAAACACCGATGATGGTGGTCGTGTGGTGGCTCCGGAGCAGGGTCAGTTCCAGTTCCAGACTTCCAACCCCAAGATCTTTGCCGGTGGCGACATGGTGCGTGGTTCGGATCTGGTGGTAACCGCTATCTGGGAAGGCCGTAAGGCGGCAGAAGGCATACTGGACTATCTGGACGTATGATCCGGTTATAACCTCTGCGCACAGAACATTGACATCGTTGAAACGGGTGGGGTAATGGCGAGCGAATCGTTGTAAACTTCACCCGTTTTTTCATTTCTACTGATTTTAAAGGCTTAACATGTCCGAGTTGAAGAACGACCGTTTTCTGCGCGCACTTTTGAAACAACCTGTTGATGTCACCCCGGTGTGGATGATGCGTCAGGCGGGACGTTATTTACCGGAATACAAGGCCACTCGAGCCCAGGCTGGCGATTTTATGTCCCTGTGCAAGAACGCTGAATTGGCCTGTGAAGTTACCCTGCAGCCGCTGGAGCGCTTTGAGCTGGATGCCGCTATTCTGTTCTCCGATATTCTGACCATACCCGATGCAATGGGGTTGGGTCTGTACTTCGAGGAGGGAGAGGGCCCCCGTTTCAGGAAAACCGTACGCACCGAGCAGGATGTGGCCGATCTGCCGGTACCGAATGCCGCGTCTGATTTGGATTACGTGATGAATGCGGTGCGCACCATTCGCGCTGCATTGGGTGGGCGGGTGCCGCTAATTGGTTTCTCCGGCAGCCCCTGGACCCTGGCGACCTATATGGTGGAAGGCGGATCCAGCAAGGATTTCCGTACCATCAAGCGCATGATGTACGCCCAGCCGGAAGTACTGCACGCCTTGCTGGATAAGCTGGCGGACAGCGTCATCGATTATTTGAATCAGCAGATTCTGGCGGGTGCCCAGGCGGTGCAGATTTTTGATACCTGGGGTGGTGTGCTCAGCACCCAGCATTATCAGGCGTTCTCATTGAATTACATGAAGAAGATCGTTGCAGGCCTGATTAAGGAGCACGATG containing:
- the hemE gene encoding uroporphyrinogen decarboxylase; the protein is MSELKNDRFLRALLKQPVDVTPVWMMRQAGRYLPEYKATRAQAGDFMSLCKNAELACEVTLQPLERFELDAAILFSDILTIPDAMGLGLYFEEGEGPRFRKTVRTEQDVADLPVPNAASDLDYVMNAVRTIRAALGGRVPLIGFSGSPWTLATYMVEGGSSKDFRTIKRMMYAQPEVLHALLDKLADSVIDYLNQQILAGAQAVQIFDTWGGVLSTQHYQAFSLNYMKKIVAGLIKEHDGRAVPSILFTKNGGQWLELIAEAGANAAGLDWTIEIGDARKRVGDKLTLQGNMDPSVLYSSPAAIRAEVARILESFGAGEGHVFNLGHGIALDADPDHAKVFVDAVHELSAQYHR
- a CDS encoding FAD-dependent oxidoreductase codes for the protein MAERLNNHFQFLDVARGDPEKKEIGVRRSQYVEIYNPFEPEQASSQAHRCLECGNPYCEWKCPVHNYIPNWLKLISEGNILEAAELSHQTNTLPEVCGRVCPQDRLCEGACTLNDGFGAVTIGSVEKYISDTALAMGWRPDMSGVVATDKKVAIIGAGPAGLGCADILVRNGVKPVVFDRNPEIGGLLTFGIPEFKLEKPVMQLRREVFEGMGIEFRLNTEIGKDISIDDLLSEYDAVFMGMGTYTYMKGGFPGEDLDGVYDALPYLVSNVNRNMGFEKDAAEFIGMSGKKVVVLGGGDTAMDCNRTAIRQGAEQVTCAYRRDEANMPGSRREVANAREEGVEFLFNRQPIAIIGDTKVEGVKVIETQLGEPDARGRRSPEPIPGSEQILPADAVIIAFGFRPSPQPWFDTAGVNTDDGGRVVAPEQGQFQFQTSNPKIFAGGDMVRGSDLVVTAIWEGRKAAEGILDYLDV